The genomic DNA GGATGACGGCACCTGGCAACACCTCCTGGATGTCCTCCGGGAGGGGTATCGGGAGGTCCATGCTCCGAGTCACGAGCCGACCCCGAGCGCCGCGAGCATCGATAGTCAGTCGGTCAAGGGGACCGAGCATGCGGGTGGGAACGGGTATGACGCGGGCAAGAAAATCCAGGGCCGGAAGCGGTCGATCGTGGTCGACACGCTCGGGTTGTTGATGACCGTGGCGGTCACCGCCGGGCACGTCGACGATGCGGCCGCGGCCCCGTCCGTGCTCGAATCGTTGGACCGTGAGGCGTACCGCGGTTGAAGGTCGTATGGGCCGACGGGAAGTACCACAACCATGCCCTGAACGGGTGGAAGGACGGTCATCCGGAACTCAGATGGGAACTCGTCATCGTCCGCCGGCCGGACGGGGCGAAGGGGTTCGTCCTGTTGCCCAAGCGGTGGGTGGTGGAGCGGACCTTCGGGTGGCTCGGTCGCGCCCGCAGGCTAAGAGGCTGTCCGAAAAGTGACCTTGCTGTAAGTTGTGCGTCTCTTGTAAGTTAGTCGCTCCTTCGTACTCGAGGAGCGAAGTCATGGATGCGACCGTTCGCAAACCGTATCCGACCGATTTGACCGACCTCCAATGGGAGATCATCCAGGTCGTCCTGCCGGCCGCCCGACCCGGAGGACGCCCCCGGTCGGTGGACCTCCGGGAGGTGCTGAACGCGATCGTGTACGTGAACCGGTCGGGGTGTCAGTGGTCGATGCTCCCGCACGACTTCCCGGCCAAGAGTACGGTGTACGAATACTTCGCCCAGTGGCGGGACGATGGCACCTGGCAAGAACTCCTGGATGTCCTCCGGGAGGGGTATCGGGAAGTCCACGCCCCGAGTCACGAGCGGACCCCGAGTGCCGCGAGCATCGACAGCCAGTCGGTCAAAGGGACCGAACACGCGGGCGGGAACGGGTACGATGCGGGCAAGAAAATCCAGGGCCGGAAGCGGTCGATCGTGGTCGATACGCTGGGCCTGCTGATGGTCGTGGCGGTGACCGCCGGGCACGTCGACGACGCGGCCGCGGCCCCGACCGTACTCGAAGGGTTGGACCGTGACGCGTACCCGCGATTGAAGGTCGTGTGGGCCGACGGGAAGTACCACAACCATGCCCTGAACGGGTGGAAAGACGGCCACCCGGAACTCGGATGGGAACTCGTCATCGTCCGCCGACCGGACGGGGTCAAGGGGTTCACCCTGTTACCCAAGCGGTGGGTCGTCGAGCGGACGTTCGGGTGGCTCGGGCGGGCCCGGCGGTTAAGTCGTAATTATGAGCGACTGAATAGTTCCAGCGAATCCATGATTCGTGTGCGGTCAATCCAGCTGATCCTCAATCGCATGGATCCACAAGAGCGTTATCCCCCGTTTAAATATAGAGTTGCATCAAAATAGTCTTCCCGGACAGGCTCTAAGTCGGGACTACGAACGAAATACTAGTTCTAGTGAATCTATGGTTAAAGTGCGGTCGATTCAATTGATCCTCAATCGCATGGACCCCAAAAAGTGTTATCCCCCATTTAAATATAGAGTTGCATCAAAATAGTACTTCCCAGACAGGCTCTTAGAGGGACTGCGAACAAAATGATCTGTGAGGTCCGCCCGCCAAAACTGTCCGAGCTGAAATGGTCGGCGGCGGTAACTGTGCCGGTGCTTCCGGAGGTTCCTGGGCCGGACGAAGTGGGTAGGGCGGTGCCGTCCTTGGTTGCGGCGACGTTCGCGCCCGGAATGGCAATTCCGGCGCCGGCCTCGGTGGCCCATGAAACATTGATCTGGTTGGTAGAGGCCGGCGTCAGAGTGAACGCCGGGGTCGCGACGCTCGGCAGGCTCCGTGCTTCCAGCACTTCGAAGACCAGTGAAGCCAGCCGCGGTTTCTTCAGACCGAGCGGTTGCGTAGAGACCACGTCGCGCCGCCGGAGGAGATTTTGCACGCCGTAAGATAATCGTGCCAAGTGGTGTCGTACCATTCGCATGGCAGTTCTCGTCGCGTAGGGGTCTTACTTTCCTGAGCGTGAATACGGAACAAGCGAAGGCAGACCCTGTGCTCTCCCGGGGGGAACCGGCACAGATCGCAGCCGCCTCTACTCCGTAAAGCGTTGTCTCGGTGATTTGAGTCTCAACGAATCCTAAATTCTTCAGATCGGGTTCTTCATCACAACAGAACGGGGAAATGCAACTGTCGCCACCTATGTGAGAATGCACCGGACGTGGCGGTCGTGAACGCGAATTCGGGACATTTCGGAGACACGAAAGATGGTTTTCACGCACTGATAGGTAGACGGCTTGGATCACCCAAACCGACACACCGCGGCTAATAACCCGTGAGACGCCCTATGTCCTCGACTGATAATCGGTTGCGAGCGATTGCCCCTATCTCGTTGCGTTCGAAACGAATCGGGTTTACGCTCATCGAGTTATTGGTCGTGATCGCGATTATCGCAATTCTGATCGGCTTACTTCTGTCGGCCGTGCAGAAAGTCCGCGAAGCGGCTTCCCGCGCACGCTGTACGAACAACGTCCGTCAGATCGGACTCGCCGTCCATAATTTCGAGAGCACGAACGGACGAGTGCCGCCTGCGGTGGGGAACTTCAACCGGCTGGGCAACCCCTTCACCGGGGGGCCGACCAACAACCCGGACGGGAACGCGGGAACGATCTTCTTCTATCTGCTCCCGTACCTGGAGCAGGTCAATCTGTACCAGATGGCAGCCGGCAACTCGATGAACCTCACCGGGCAGGTTGTCAGCGGGTTCGTCTGCCCGTCCGATTCGTCGGCCAGCGCGGCCGACCCCGGTTTCGCGGCGTGCACGATGCTCGGGCCGAGCGTCGGCCGGGATGGATATGGGGCCACTTCGTACCTGGCGAACGTCATGGCGTTCGACCCGCGAGGGGGGGCGCCGCTCACGCTCGCCATG from Fimbriiglobus ruber includes the following:
- a CDS encoding IS5 family transposase, whose translation is MDATVRKPYPTDLTDLQWEIIQVVLPAARPGGRPRSVDLREVLNAIVYVNRSGCQWSMLPHDFPAKSTVYEYFAQWRDDGTWQELLDVLREGYREVHAPSHERTPSAASIDSQSVKGTEHAGGNGYDAGKKIQGRKRSIVVDTLGLLMVVAVTAGHVDDAAAAPTVLEGLDRDAYPRLKVVWADGKYHNHALNGWKDGHPELGWELVIVRRPDGVKGFTLLPKRWVVERTFGWLGRARRLSRNYERLNSSSESMIRVRSIQLILNRMDPQERYPPFKYRVASK
- a CDS encoding IS5 family transposase (programmed frameshift), coding for MDAPVRKPYLTDLTDVQWETIEPLLPAARFGGRPRSVDLREVMNAILYVNRTGCQWSLLPHDFPAKSTVYEYFAQWRDDGTWQHLLDVLREGYREVHAPSHEPTPSAASIDSQSVKGTEHAGGNGYDAGKKIQGRKRSIVVDTLGLLMTVAVTAGHVDDAAAAPSVLESLDRGVPRLKVVWADGKYHNHALNGWKDGHPELRWELVIVRRPDGAKGFVLLPKRWVVERTFGWLGRARRLRGCPKSDLAVSCASLVS
- a CDS encoding DUF1559 domain-containing protein translates to MSSTDNRLRAIAPISLRSKRIGFTLIELLVVIAIIAILIGLLLSAVQKVREAASRARCTNNVRQIGLAVHNFESTNGRVPPAVGNFNRLGNPFTGGPTNNPDGNAGTIFFYLLPYLEQVNLYQMAAGNSMNLTGQVVSGFVCPSDSSASAADPGFAACTMLGPSVGRDGYGATSYLANVMAFDPRGGAPLTLAMPDGTSNTVCFAEHLQDCCGWGSNTPEWALNMAVQFPNVRDGQSNPIFGGANAFNSTGLSNTGYFGSNGGGSANFTNPVAASVSALPTNAVALQVGSTVWKCDTRVTSSAHPGVMVVGLGDASVRLVSGSLSAATWMNACTPNDGNVLGSDW